From the genome of Pseudonocardia sp. EC080619-01:
CAGCGGGCGTTCCTGGGCTTCGACATCGGCGAGTCCGCCGCGATGGGCGTGGTCACCGTGGTCGCGACGATCATCATCGCCACCCTGGCCCTGCGCCTGATCTTCCGCAGCTTCTCCGCCGCCGAGGAGGCGTGATGACCGCCGTCGCCGACAAGACCACCTCGGCACCGCCGACGAGCCCGGCCCGCCCGGGGAAGGGCCGGGGCACCGGTGCGCTGCTGACGGTGCTGGCCTGGATCGTCGGCATCGGGTTCTTCTTCCCGGTGCTGTGGATGGTCATGACCGCGTTCAAGACCGAGGCGCAGGCCTACACGGTCCCGCCGACGGTCTTCTTCGCCCCGACGCTGGACAACTTCGCCGAGGTCTTCTCCGGCGGGGTCGGCCCGTACCTGCTGAACTCCGTGTTCGCGACCGTCGTGTCCACGCTGCTGGTCCTGGTGCTCGGCACCCCGGCCGCGTTCGCGCTGTCACTGCGCCCGGTGAAGAAGACGCAGGACGTCCTGTTCTTCTTCATCTCGACGAAGATGCTGCCGGTCGTCGCCGCGATCGTGCCGATCTACGTCGTCGTGAACTACATGGGCGCGCTCGACAACATCTGGACCCTGATCGTGCTCTACACCGCGATGAACCTGCCGATCGCGGTCTGGATGATGCGGTCGTTCTTCCTGGAGGTCCCGAAGGAGCTCCTGGAGGCGGCGAGCATGGACGGCGCCTCGCTGTGGCGCTCGCTGCGCGAGGTCGTCCTGCCGATCATCTCCCCCGGGATGGCGGCGACCGCGCTGATCTGCATGATCTTCGCCTGGAACGAGTTCTTCTTCGCGGTGAACCTCACCGCGTCGCGGGCGGCGACCGTGCCGGTCTACCTGGTCGGGTTCATCACCTCCGAGGGCCTGTACTTCGCCAGCCTCTGTGCCGCCGCGACCGTGGCCGCGCTGCCCGTCGTCATCGCCGGCTGGATCGCCCAGAACAAGCTGGTCCAGGGCCTGTCCTTCGGCGCCGTCAAGTGAGCCGCAGCATGAGCCGCCGGCACGTGATCACCATCGAGAAGGAGGCCCGCCGTGGCTGACGTCGTGTTCGACCAGGCGAGCCGGATCTACACCCCGGGTTCCAAGCCCGCGGTCGACCGGCTGGACCTGACCATCGAGGACGGCGAGTTCGTCGTCCTGGTCGGGCCGTCGGGTTCCGGGAAGTCGACGGCGCTGCGCATGCTCGCCGGACTCGAGGACATCGACGGCGGCTCCATCCGCATCGACGGCGAGAACATGGTCGGTGTGCCCTCGCGCGACCGCGACATCGCGATGGTCTTCCAGAACTACGCGCTCTACCCGAACAAGTCGGTCGGCGAGAACATGGCGTTCCCGCTGAAGATGGCCGGGGTGGAGAAGTCGGCCCGTGCAAAGAAGGTCAAGGAGGCCGCCGAGATCCTCGGGCTGACCGACTACCTCGACCGCAGGCCCAAGGCGCTGTCCGGTGGTCAGCGCCAGCGGGTCGCGATGGGCCGGGCGATCGTCCGGGAGCCGCGCGTGTTCCTCATGGACGAGCCGCTGTCGAACCTCGACGCCAAGATGCGGGTCTCGACCCGTACCGAGATCGCCTCGCTGCAGCGGCGCCTCGGCGTCACCACCGTCTACGTCACCCACGACCAGGTCGAGGCCATGACGATGGGCGACCGGGTCGCGCTGCTCGCCGACGGCAAGCTCCAGCAGTTCGCCACCCCGGCCGACCTGTACGACCGGCCGCAGAACGCGTTCGTCGCCGGGTTCATCGGCTCTCCCGCCATGAACCTGTTCACGGTGCCGGTGACCGAACGCGGCGTGACGCTGGCGGGCCACGAGGTCGCGCTGCCGCAGGACGTCCGCTCCACCATCGGCGCCCAGCAGCTCACCCGGGTCACCGTCGGGATCCGACCCGAGCAGTGGACGGTGTCGTCCAACGGCCACGAGGGCATCCCGGCCCGGGTCGACGTCGTCGAGGAGCTCGGCTCGGACGCGTTCCTCTACGGGGTGCTCGCCGAGTCCTCCGGGGACCTGTCGGACACCGCGTCGCTGACCGGGCCGAGCGAGGGCACCGTCGTCGTCCGGACCGGGGGACGTTCGGGTGCCCGCCGCGGGGACCGGGTGACGCTGACGCCGTCGTCCGAGGGTCTGCACCTGTTCCACCCGGAGTCCGGCGACCGGCTCTGAGCGCGGCGCACCGTTCCCACCGCGCCCCGGCCGGGCCGGTGGGAACGGGTCAGCCGGGGTGCGACGCGGCCAGCTGGCCGCAGGCGGCGTCGATCTCCTGGCCGCGGGTGTCCCGGACCGTGCACGCGACGCCGGTGGCACGCACCCGGCGCACGAACTCCTCCTCGACGGGCTTCGGCGAGGCGTCCCACTCGCTGCCCGGGGTCGGGTTCAGCGGGATCAGGTTGACGTGCACCCGGGACGTGCCGATGTGCTGCCGCAGCACCTTCCCGAGCATGTCGGCCCGCCACGGCTGGTCGTTCACGTCGCGGATCAGCGCGTACTCGATCGACACCCGGCGTCCGGTCGTCGTGGCGTAGCGGCGGCCGGCGTCGAGGACCTCGGACACCTTCCACCGGTTGTTGACCGGGACGAGGGTGTCGCGCAGCTCGTCGTCCGGGCAGTGCAGGGAGATCGCGAGCGTCACCGGGACG
Proteins encoded in this window:
- a CDS encoding carbohydrate ABC transporter permease, translating into MTAVADKTTSAPPTSPARPGKGRGTGALLTVLAWIVGIGFFFPVLWMVMTAFKTEAQAYTVPPTVFFAPTLDNFAEVFSGGVGPYLLNSVFATVVSTLLVLVLGTPAAFALSLRPVKKTQDVLFFFISTKMLPVVAAIVPIYVVVNYMGALDNIWTLIVLYTAMNLPIAVWMMRSFFLEVPKELLEAASMDGASLWRSLREVVLPIISPGMAATALICMIFAWNEFFFAVNLTASRAATVPVYLVGFITSEGLYFASLCAAATVAALPVVIAGWIAQNKLVQGLSFGAVK
- a CDS encoding ABC transporter ATP-binding protein → MADVVFDQASRIYTPGSKPAVDRLDLTIEDGEFVVLVGPSGSGKSTALRMLAGLEDIDGGSIRIDGENMVGVPSRDRDIAMVFQNYALYPNKSVGENMAFPLKMAGVEKSARAKKVKEAAEILGLTDYLDRRPKALSGGQRQRVAMGRAIVREPRVFLMDEPLSNLDAKMRVSTRTEIASLQRRLGVTTVYVTHDQVEAMTMGDRVALLADGKLQQFATPADLYDRPQNAFVAGFIGSPAMNLFTVPVTERGVTLAGHEVALPQDVRSTIGAQQLTRVTVGIRPEQWTVSSNGHEGIPARVDVVEELGSDAFLYGVLAESSGDLSDTASLTGPSEGTVVVRTGGRSGARRGDRVTLTPSSEGLHLFHPESGDRL